In Crassostrea angulata isolate pt1a10 unplaced genomic scaffold, ASM2561291v2 HiC_scaffold_178, whole genome shotgun sequence, a single window of DNA contains:
- the LOC128169691 gene encoding uncharacterized protein LOC128169691 produces the protein MPVRHITLFPNDNASLRNVRGFLKKHVRLTEYSKSELMTFSNSLGFQLFYERGWECWIALIPMHQMHSVALSIQQVRQQALATFLQLRENFKNTLMALALRGEARRALEKNDINDVRKMFILPDDCNAILDALQASLNQLTQTGLLRPIIFCFRFGEKMTCGLSLSDFNTQFTLRTTIHVAANILSDSEEVDLLWSTAGLQQIIGHRGTLCTCLSFKDCANYQSNLDGRPMDIKTCLRTICRFPHEVQFVQLYADIPHRQPNCRYHPVSGCIVGGMCFPRSTADAFLRDADHYISTLQSNWTLLRRSTCRIEFVVSQDSVADHINAMDFINLTNLEVLLETVPLLVPFPLHILTCIRHLGLWICKELKELLNEYKKTGNVRATWQSYQLELASEKLLWGKPLCGRSTSYSINLGPGALGPSRSSTDHYGFLSLEVYSTCMQNEYSIPPQEIWTTSEVISKMIKRSVGLHDHLDGSYGVIGRHLVVALLHDLHETGKAASYVLFEDFLREIKSCKTTFKTVGAVTIRSLVKLLTTNRRTNSQMVFPSLYLLLDKSNISVAEVIKAGILELDLKHFPAVTTYDRHGNMTLTWSFNDKFWTVVYDKRSTDITENTLVTISDLVRGELEKRGLIYPSKIKKTPKILPWLTMCLRRLQKENMDMEQLVITMTYISCIALLMQGQYVEYDRLALLTIDLPVDKNKLIALEILSKLQLASFRFRNLQLNRLHFTIPHKLEMLTGAEKKSTKKGETKQSEEVTINDNKVEELPPKYVDHDNADDDPILFDKDIGHRRTSTCFPISTSLKAPWSAQELEFLHAQRLAEVTIREKYERFKLQCLRSNIPFRTFRAFETKLQRLSNK, from the coding sequence ATGCCCGTGAGACATATCACACTGTTTCCAAATGATAATGCAAGTCTACGGAACGTTAGAGGCTTTTTGAAAAAGCACGTCAGATTAACAGAATACAGTAAAAGCGAACTTATGACCTTCTCAAACAGCTTAGGGTTCCAGCTATTTTATGAAAGAGGGTGGGAATGTTGGATAGCTTTAATTCCTATGCACCAGATGCATTCAGTTGCATTATCCATTCAGCAAGTGAGACAACAAGCGCTCGCCACATTTCTTCAGCTgagagagaattttaaaaatacactaaTGGCTCTTGCTTTGCGTGGAGAGGCTAGAAGAGCTCTCGAAAAGAATGACATAAATGACGTtcgaaaaatgttcattttacctGACGATTGTAATGCAATACTCGATGCTTTGCAAGCATCTTTAAACCAACTGACCCAAACTGGACTTTTGAGACCAATCATATTTTGCTTCCGCTTTGGTGAAAAAATGACCTGTGGATTATCATTGTCAGATTTTAATACCCAATTTACCTTGCGTACAACTATCCATGTTGCTGCAAACATACTGTCAGACTCTGAAGAAGTTGATCTTCTTTGGTCTACTGCGGGATTGCAACAAATCATCGGCCACAGAGGAACACTTTGTACATGCTTATCATTCAAAGACTGTGCCAACTATCAGAGCAATCTAGATGGAAGACCAATGGATATCAAAACTTGTTTGCGGACGATTTGTCGTTTTCCACACGAGGTGCAGTTTGTTCAACTTTACGCTGACATTCCACATCGTCAACCCAATTGTCGATATCATCCAGTGTCGGGTTGCATTGTTGGAGGTATGTGTTTCCCACGATCGACAGCAGATGCATTCCTACGCGACGCTGATCATTATATATCTACATTGCAAAGCAACTGGACATTACTAAGGAGAAGTACATGTAGGATTGAATTTGTTGTTTCGCAGGATTCAGTTGCTGACCATATAAATGCTatggattttattaatttaaccaATCTAGAAGTACTTTTAGAAACTGTACCTCTGTTGGTGCCTTTTCCTTTGCATATTCTAACATGCATTCGACATTTGGGTTTATGGATTTGCAAGGAACTTAAAGAATTATTGAACGAGtataaaaaaacaggaaatgtgcGTGCCACCTGGCAATCCTATCAGTTGGAACTAGCCTCCGAAAAACTTTTGTGGGGAAAGCCACTTTGTGGAAGGAGTACATCTTACTCTATCAATCTAGGACCAGGAGCTCTTGGTCCCAGTAGAAGTTCAACTGACCACTATGGATTTCTATCTTTAGAAGTGTACTCAACCTGTATGCAAAACGAATATAGCATTCCCCCACAAGAAATATGGACAACATCTGAGGTCATTTCTAAGATGATAAAACGGTCAGTGGGATTGCACGATCACTTGGATGGCAGCTATGGAGTCATTGGTCGACATTTGGTTGTTGCCTTACTACATGACCTGCACGAAACTGGCAAGGCTGCCAGTTACGTTCTTTTTGAAGATTTCCTACGAGAGATAAAATCTTGCAAGACAACATTTAAGACAGTCGGTGCTGTAACAATTAGATCGCTGGTCAAACTGTTAACAACAAACAGAAGAACAAATTCCCAAATGGTTTTCCCCAGCTTGTACCTGCTCTTGGATAAAAGTAATATATCAGTGGCAGAAGTCATAAAAGCTGGTATTCTTGAACTTGACCTTAAACATTTTCCAGCTGTTACAACATATGACAGGCATGGGAATATGACACTGACTTGgtcatttaatgataaattctGGACAGTTGTATATGACAAACGTTCTacagatatcacagaaaacacACTTGTCACAATATCAGATTTAGTAAGAGGTGAATTGGAAAAACGGGGGCTAATATACCCAAGTAAGATTAAGAAAACCCCAAAGATTCTTCCTTGGTTAACAATGTGCCTTCGAAGGCTCCAGAAAGAAAATATGGATATGGAACAATTAGTAATAACAATGACGTATATCAGCTGTATTGCACTTTTGATGCAGGGCCAATATGTCGAATATGACAGGTTAGCTTTACTGACGATCGACCTACCGGTAGATAAAAACAAACTGATCGCCTTGGAGATTTTGTCAAAATTGCAATTGGCCAGCTTTAGATTTCGCAATTTGCAGTTAAATCGCTTGCACTTCACCATCCCACATAAACTTGAAATGTTGACAGGAGCAGAAAAGAAAAGTACGAAGAAGGGAGAAACAAAGCAATCAGAAGAGGTTACTATCAATGACAATAAAGTCGAGGAACTCCCCCCAAAATACGTCGATCATGACAATGCTGACGATGACCCTATTCTATTTGATAAAGACATCGGACATCGAAGAACTTCCACTTGCTTCCCGATTTCTACATCCTTGAAAGCTCCCTGGTCAGCCCAAGAGTTGGAATTCCTGCATGCTCAAAGGTTGGCAGAAGTTACCATTCGTGAAAAATACGAACGCTTTAAATTACAGTGTTTAAGATCAAATATTCCTTTCCGTACATTTCGggcttttgaaacaaaactacaaAGACTTTCAAATAAGTAA